A single region of the Aquila chrysaetos chrysaetos chromosome 18, bAquChr1.4, whole genome shotgun sequence genome encodes:
- the RPP40 gene encoding ribonuclease P protein subunit p40 yields the protein MSVLPPLRRLRQAPRHLLVCERGHAGDARSRHAARVRDHAYNCRVSFLIPECGVLPEVLKSTIADVGQYYLVRNLSVHELVAHEFIDAFVKKGSCYALTYNTKIDQDNTAALLPNGKLILSVDKDTYEELGLQGRPSQYSGKKVMRYIVTVDLTDSGFHPDSKKHNRVLWALKEKKPLEFDFLLAWYNPDAEGSTLMSYFSKNQIQALKPKITFSTLRDLECPVLQSNELQGKPDESCSTEELFEWLGAVLNQVSLNNKSSSFLSTYCCPQPNTMVEKAFLCTITGFIIPEKIIQLLEQLCCYFGEPKLAYWLTLTVHGFADSPVSWRESEHGFHKGGENLYNFVIFRNLDYWLQMAVGTNDDCPP from the exons ATGTCGGTGCTGCCGCCGTTGCGGCGCCTCCGGCAGGCGCCGCGGCACCTGCTGGTGTGCGAGAGGGGCCACGCGGGGGACGCGCGCTCGCGGCACGCGGCGCGGGTGCGGGACCACGCCTACAACTGCCGC GTGTCCTTTTTGATCCCTGAATGTGGTGTACTACCTGAAGTGCTGAAAAGTACTATTGCAGATGTTGGACAGTACTACCTGGTGAGGAATTTATCGGTCCATGAATTGGTCGCTCATGAATTCATCGATGCTTTTGTGAAGAAAG GTTCATGCTATGCACTTACCTATAACACAAAAATTGATCAAGATAATACTGCAGCTCTGCTACCAAACG gTAAACTAATTCTATCAGTGGATAAGGATACTTATGAGGAACTTGGACTGCAAGGTCGCCCTTCTCAGTATTCGGGCAAAAAAGTAATGAGATATA TTGTAACTGTTGACTTGACTGATTCTGGCTTTCACCCTGATAGCAAGAAACATAACAGAGTGCTTTGGgccttgaaagaaaagaaacctttaGAATTTGACTTCCTACTGGCTTGGTATAATCCAG ATGCAGAGGGATCAACGTTGATGTCATACTTttcaaaaaaccaaatacaGGCCCTGAAGCCAAAAATAACTTTCAGCACACTAAGGGACTTGGAGTGTCCCGTGTTGCAAAGTAACGAACTACAAGGAAAGCCAGATGAGTCCTGCAGTACAGAGGAGCTGTTTGAGTGGCTAGGTGCTGTCTTGAATCAAGTTAGCTT aaacaacaAATCGTCTAGCTTCTTATCAACCTATTGCTGTCCTCAGCCCAACACAATggtggaaaaagcttttttgtgcACAATCACAGGCTTTATAATTCCTGAGAAGATAATTCAGTTATTGGAGCAGCTGTG TTGCTATTTTGGTGAACCAAAACTGGCATATTGGCTGACCTTAACTGTGCATGGCTTTGCAGACAGCCCTGTTTCCTGGAGAGAAAGTGAACATGGTTTCCACAAGGGAGGAGAGAACTTGTACAACTTTGTAATTTTCAGAAACCTGGACTACTGGCTTCAGATGGCTGTAGGAACTAATGATGATTGTCCTCCATAA